From Microcystis aeruginosa NIES-2549, a single genomic window includes:
- a CDS encoding RidA family protein, with amino-acid sequence MSSFLTILPMNNQVIRTDKAPAPVGPYNQAIAAPGPFLFVAGQIPLDPVTGEIVSGEISAQTEQVMANLEGILTAAGANWSNVVKTTVFLSDLANFGAMNQVYARYFPPETAPARACVEVARLPKDVLVEIECIAALA; translated from the coding sequence ATGTCATCTTTTTTAACTATCCTGCCCATGAATAATCAGGTCATCCGTACTGATAAAGCTCCGGCCCCTGTGGGTCCCTATAATCAAGCGATCGCCGCTCCTGGTCCTTTTCTCTTTGTTGCGGGACAAATTCCCCTAGATCCCGTCACGGGTGAAATCGTCTCCGGGGAAATTAGCGCCCAAACCGAACAAGTTATGGCCAATCTAGAGGGCATTTTAACCGCTGCTGGGGCTAATTGGTCAAATGTGGTGAAAACTACCGTCTTTCTCTCGGATTTAGCCAATTTCGGGGCGATGAATCAAGTTTATGCCCGTTATTTCCCCCCGGAAACTGCCCCGGCCCGGGCCTGTGTGGAGGTGGCCCGTCTTCCCAAAGATGTGCTAGTGGAAATAGAATGTATTGCCGCTTTAGCCTAA
- the ileS gene encoding isoleucine--tRNA ligase, producing the protein MSNAKSYKDTVNLPQTDFDMRANASKREPEIQKFWQDEQIYEKLAQNNPKELFILHDGPPYANGSLHIGHALNKILKDIINKYKLLQGYKVRYVPGWDCHGLPIELKVLQSLKSSEKEGLTPLKLRQKAHDFALQTQKEQCEGFKRYGVWGDWENPYLTLQPEYEAAQIAVFGKMALKGYIYRGLKPVHWSPSSQTALAEAELEYPEGHTSRSVYVAFPITSVSTPVLTPFLPNLSVAIWTTTPWTLPGNLAVALNPELNYSVVETSESNYLIVATDLVEKLADTFNRTLTIKATVKGLELEHTKYRHPLFDRESAILIGGDYVTTDSGTGLVHTAPGHGQEDYIVGQRYGLPILSPVDDKGNFTAEAGQFEGLNVLKDANEAIILALTEKGALLKEEAYQHKYPYDWRTKKPTIFRATEQWFASVEGFRELALDAIDSVRWIPATGKNRITSMVSERSDWCISRQRSWGVPIPVFYDEETNEPLLTEETINHVQAIFAVKGSNAWWELSVEELLPPSYRDNGRSYRKGMDTMDVWFDSGSSWNAVANARPELSYPADMYLEGSDQHRGWFQSSLLTSVAANGIAPYKTVLTHGFVLDEQGRKMSKSLGNVIDPNVIINGGKDQKKEPAYGVDVIRLWVSSVDYTNDVNIGQNILKQLVDIRNKIRNTARFLLGSLNDFDPVKDAVAYEDLPEIDRYMLHRISEVFTEVTAAFESFQFFRFFQTVQNFCVVDLSNFYIDIAKDRLYISDPNSFRRRSCQTVYAIALENLAKAIAPVLSHLAEDIWQFLPYKTPYLSVFESGWLNIDPAWNNRELADKWAKFRQLRTEVNKVMETARNDKAIGASLEAKVLLYVPDETLQQELELFNNCDSLTGNKVDELRYLFLSSQVELVSDISAIQTAEYKGESDLVSVGIVKADGEKCDRCWNYSTQVGKFADDPTICERCNAALKGEF; encoded by the coding sequence ATGTCCAACGCTAAAAGTTACAAAGATACCGTTAATTTGCCTCAAACTGACTTTGATATGCGAGCAAATGCCAGTAAACGTGAGCCAGAAATCCAGAAATTCTGGCAAGATGAGCAAATATACGAGAAATTAGCGCAAAATAACCCCAAAGAATTATTTATTCTCCACGATGGCCCCCCCTACGCTAACGGGTCCCTGCATATCGGTCATGCTTTAAATAAAATTCTCAAAGACATTATCAATAAATATAAACTGCTGCAAGGCTACAAAGTGCGCTATGTGCCTGGTTGGGATTGTCACGGGTTGCCGATCGAACTGAAGGTTTTACAAAGTCTCAAAAGCTCGGAAAAAGAGGGTCTAACCCCTTTGAAATTACGTCAGAAAGCCCACGATTTTGCCCTTCAAACGCAAAAAGAACAGTGTGAAGGTTTCAAAAGGTATGGAGTCTGGGGAGACTGGGAAAATCCCTATTTAACCCTACAACCTGAATACGAGGCCGCTCAAATTGCCGTATTCGGAAAAATGGCCCTGAAAGGTTATATTTATCGGGGACTAAAACCAGTTCACTGGAGTCCCAGTTCTCAAACCGCTTTAGCTGAGGCAGAATTAGAATATCCCGAAGGTCACACTTCCAGGAGTGTCTATGTTGCTTTTCCGATTACGTCAGTTTCAACCCCGGTTTTAACGCCATTTTTGCCTAATTTATCCGTGGCTATCTGGACGACTACCCCCTGGACTTTACCCGGGAATTTGGCCGTCGCATTGAACCCAGAATTAAACTATTCAGTGGTAGAAACTAGCGAGTCTAATTATCTAATCGTAGCGACGGATTTAGTCGAAAAATTGGCCGATACTTTTAACAGGACTTTGACGATTAAAGCAACGGTTAAAGGTCTGGAATTAGAACATACTAAATATCGTCATCCTTTGTTTGACAGAGAAAGTGCGATTCTCATTGGTGGGGATTATGTCACCACCGATTCCGGCACCGGATTAGTTCATACTGCTCCTGGTCATGGTCAGGAGGATTATATCGTCGGCCAACGTTACGGTTTACCGATACTTTCTCCCGTGGATGATAAGGGAAATTTCACCGCAGAAGCAGGACAATTTGAGGGTTTAAATGTCTTGAAAGATGCTAATGAAGCAATTATTTTAGCACTGACAGAAAAGGGTGCCTTACTCAAAGAAGAAGCATATCAGCATAAATATCCCTACGATTGGAGAACCAAAAAACCGACAATTTTCCGCGCAACAGAACAATGGTTTGCTTCCGTGGAAGGATTCCGGGAATTAGCTTTAGATGCAATTGATTCGGTGCGTTGGATTCCCGCAACAGGTAAGAATCGCATCACTTCTATGGTCAGTGAAAGAAGCGATTGGTGTATCTCTCGTCAGCGCAGTTGGGGGGTTCCTATTCCTGTTTTTTATGACGAAGAAACGAATGAACCTCTGTTAACCGAGGAGACGATTAATCACGTTCAAGCTATCTTCGCGGTCAAGGGTTCTAATGCTTGGTGGGAGTTATCCGTAGAGGAATTATTGCCTCCCAGTTATCGCGATAATGGTCGCAGTTATCGCAAGGGAATGGATACTATGGATGTGTGGTTTGATTCTGGTTCTAGTTGGAATGCGGTGGCTAATGCTCGACCAGAATTAAGTTATCCTGCGGATATGTATCTAGAAGGATCGGATCAGCATCGGGGATGGTTTCAATCGAGTTTATTAACCAGTGTGGCTGCTAATGGTATTGCTCCCTATAAAACGGTGTTAACTCACGGTTTTGTTTTGGATGAACAGGGACGAAAAATGAGTAAATCTCTGGGTAATGTCATCGATCCCAATGTGATCATTAATGGTGGTAAAGACCAGAAAAAAGAACCCGCTTATGGGGTGGATGTGATTCGGTTATGGGTGTCATCGGTGGACTATACCAATGATGTGAATATCGGTCAAAATATTCTTAAACAGTTGGTAGATATCCGTAATAAAATCCGTAATACTGCCAGGTTTTTACTGGGGAGTTTAAATGATTTTGATCCCGTTAAAGATGCAGTAGCTTATGAAGATCTACCGGAGATCGATCGCTATATGTTACATCGTATCTCGGAAGTGTTTACGGAAGTAACGGCAGCTTTTGAAAGTTTCCAATTTTTCCGCTTTTTTCAGACGGTACAGAATTTTTGTGTTGTCGATTTATCTAACTTTTATATCGACATCGCTAAGGATCGTTTATACATTTCTGATCCTAATTCTTTCCGTCGTCGCAGTTGTCAAACAGTCTATGCTATTGCTTTAGAAAATCTCGCTAAAGCGATCGCTCCTGTCCTCTCTCATCTAGCGGAAGATATCTGGCAATTTCTCCCCTACAAAACTCCTTATTTATCGGTATTTGAGTCAGGATGGCTAAACATCGATCCTGCTTGGAATAATCGCGAATTGGCCGATAAATGGGCCAAATTCCGGCAGCTACGCACCGAAGTTAATAAGGTGATGGAAACTGCCAGAAATGATAAGGCGATCGGTGCTTCTTTAGAGGCAAAAGTTTTACTTTATGTTCCCGATGAAACCTTACAACAGGAGTTAGAATTATTCAACAATTGTGATAGTTTAACGGGGAATAAAGTCGATGAATTGCGTTATCTATTTCTCTCTTCTCAAGTGGAATTAGTTAGTGATATTAGCGCAATTCAAACCGCAGAATATAAGGGAGAATCGGACTTGGTTTCGGTGGGAATTGTCAAAGCAGACGGCGAAAAATGCGATCGCTGTTGGAATTATTCCACTCAAGTGGGAAAATTTGCCGATGATCCCACTATTTGCGAGCGCTGTAATGCCGCTTTAAAAGGAGAGTTCTAA
- a CDS encoding WD domain, G-beta repeat family protein — MSLKSGDDQNPFTGNCKMTDHRLHGLELAEYIALGLTLLTLIAMGAGFLPLFLLVVTFGLNILNRLRERNRQRQRLTEMAGHLQDQWEEEKEALSAQIQSLSPAAASDNARAVAELEENILALEQSYNQIIQYINRNLFLERIEHLEKSYGRLQREILPINEESADITATKAENEPQITLPALNLTPNSPPVPIPHWHYYRRLTAHREMITAIAITEDQRFLISVGWDRTLKIWDFARGTLINTVEAHDQGILALAVTGNGDYHLATGGFDQTVKLWTLASDASSLELNQIFLGHLGSIHGLDFAPRWHFLVSGSYDQTLKQWNLEQETEEFSSYDSLGAIYALAVAPNQDFIAAAGGDGTVSLWQLGSGAKIAVLSGNVSSVESLAIAADGQIIAAGCVDGTVKIWQYDPEKSGHFAPIRVINAHNGQVTSLVFAEEGQWLFTGGTDGEIKIWLANSQQAIATLTAADGRSSPISSLVLSPDYCHLAAAAADGSITIWENIT, encoded by the coding sequence ATGAGTCTGAAATCAGGAGATGATCAAAATCCCTTTACCGGTAACTGCAAAATGACCGACCATCGCCTCCATGGGCTAGAATTAGCGGAATATATCGCCCTAGGATTAACCCTGCTTACCCTTATCGCCATGGGTGCGGGGTTTTTGCCTTTGTTCCTCCTAGTCGTGACTTTCGGGTTAAATATTCTCAATCGTCTCCGAGAGAGAAACAGGCAACGTCAACGCTTAACCGAGATGGCCGGTCATTTACAGGATCAGTGGGAAGAAGAAAAAGAAGCTTTATCGGCACAAATACAGTCCCTGAGTCCCGCGGCAGCCAGCGATAACGCCCGTGCGGTCGCAGAATTAGAGGAGAATATTCTCGCCCTCGAACAGTCCTACAATCAAATTATTCAATATATCAACCGTAACCTTTTCCTGGAACGCATCGAACATCTGGAAAAATCCTACGGTCGCTTACAAAGAGAGATTTTGCCGATTAACGAAGAATCGGCGGATATTACCGCCACAAAAGCGGAAAATGAGCCACAAATCACCCTACCTGCCCTTAATTTAACTCCCAATTCCCCCCCCGTCCCTATCCCCCATTGGCATTATTATCGCCGTCTGACCGCCCATCGGGAAATGATTACAGCGATCGCAATTACCGAGGATCAACGGTTTTTAATTAGCGTTGGTTGGGATCGTACCCTAAAAATCTGGGATTTTGCGAGAGGAACCCTGATTAATACGGTGGAAGCTCATGATCAGGGCATTTTAGCCCTAGCAGTCACCGGAAACGGCGATTATCATCTAGCGACGGGAGGATTCGATCAAACCGTTAAATTATGGACTTTAGCCAGCGATGCCAGTAGTCTGGAATTAAATCAAATTTTCCTCGGTCATCTCGGTTCGATTCACGGCCTAGATTTTGCCCCTCGGTGGCATTTTTTGGTTAGTGGTAGTTACGATCAAACCCTAAAACAGTGGAATTTAGAGCAGGAAACCGAAGAATTTAGCTCCTATGACAGTCTGGGGGCAATTTATGCCCTAGCGGTGGCTCCTAATCAAGATTTTATCGCCGCAGCTGGAGGTGATGGCACTGTCTCCCTCTGGCAATTGGGATCGGGAGCAAAAATCGCCGTCCTATCCGGTAACGTTTCTTCGGTAGAGAGTCTTGCGATCGCTGCCGATGGTCAGATTATTGCCGCCGGTTGTGTGGATGGGACGGTGAAAATCTGGCAATACGACCCGGAGAAAAGCGGTCATTTTGCGCCAATTCGGGTGATCAATGCCCATAATGGTCAGGTGACAAGCTTGGTATTCGCAGAGGAGGGTCAATGGTTATTTACCGGGGGAACCGACGGAGAGATTAAAATCTGGTTAGCCAATTCTCAACAGGCGATCGCAACTCTCACCGCTGCCGATGGGCGATCATCGCCGATCTCCAGTTTAGTTCTCAGCCCCGATTATTGCCACCTAGCGGCGGCCGCGGCCGACGGCAGCATCACCATCTGGGAAAATATCACTTAA
- a CDS encoding DNA methyltransferase, protein MSHKSENCLPLKIIEIQPSALENNYQTIGKNSNVYFLHLPTIKLCKIKEISNLKDYLISFANELDDKSVLCILSNAEIACQVISFLEKSTYFKLWVAIKRSQALMDESYMLDNHVSLTMFTKYRSPLKHNKTLIQYSYCPSCNKTTKDYGGKKHLYSPLGTLMSDVWRDISYSHQKIPQDILERIKDLFGLEPYQFVYYIDLQNYFATIDNNQKIKPLENTTNNVIYKQPSNLIKSNLLINDDCLNYLRLLPNNSIDFVFADPPYNIQKKYDIWNDCQDNNQYIKWCIEWVNELARVLKNGKTLALLNIPIYLAKYYEFSQGVLEFQNWIVWESLSLPVRQIMPAHYGILCLGKGEPEIKKISNESIYDYNFSLKEWYCIREQCIKKRNKDKTVDREPLTNIWWDIHRLKHNSKRVDHPCQLPPTLMKRILTIFTEENDLVLDPFNGSGTTTLVASIMNRRYIGIEISEQYHSLAEQRHTELENGVDPFAKRDIIPKAKNSRVNRIKKQKYDVSKKTLQLEVRDIALKIGRKPTREDIEKYSQYPFRYFDEYFADWGEVCSAVGDKGMQENKDIDNYPNFKQLELPFE, encoded by the coding sequence ATGAGCCACAAAAGTGAAAATTGTCTGCCACTAAAAATTATTGAAATACAGCCTTCTGCGTTAGAAAATAATTATCAAACTATAGGCAAAAACTCTAATGTCTATTTTCTTCATCTTCCGACTATTAAACTATGTAAAATCAAAGAAATATCTAATCTTAAAGATTACTTAATTAGTTTTGCAAATGAATTAGATGATAAAAGTGTATTGTGTATATTGTCCAATGCAGAAATTGCCTGTCAAGTCATATCGTTTTTAGAAAAATCTACATATTTCAAGCTATGGGTTGCTATCAAAAGAAGTCAAGCATTAATGGATGAGAGCTATATGTTAGACAACCATGTATCTTTGACGATGTTTACTAAATACCGTTCACCTTTAAAGCATAATAAAACTTTAATTCAGTATTCTTATTGTCCCTCCTGTAATAAAACGACAAAAGATTATGGAGGTAAAAAACATTTATATAGTCCATTGGGAACATTAATGTCAGATGTGTGGAGGGACATAAGTTATTCTCATCAAAAAATACCTCAAGATATTCTTGAAAGAATAAAGGATCTTTTTGGGTTAGAACCATATCAATTTGTGTACTATATAGATCTACAAAATTATTTTGCCACCATCGACAATAATCAAAAAATAAAACCTCTAGAAAATACAACTAATAATGTCATATACAAACAACCAAGTAATTTGATTAAAAGCAATCTACTAATTAATGATGATTGCTTAAATTATCTACGATTATTACCCAATAATTCAATAGATTTTGTTTTTGCCGATCCTCCTTACAATATCCAAAAAAAATATGATATATGGAATGATTGTCAGGATAATAATCAATACATAAAGTGGTGTATTGAATGGGTCAATGAACTGGCTAGAGTATTAAAGAATGGAAAAACTCTAGCACTCCTCAATATTCCTATATACTTGGCTAAATACTATGAATTTAGTCAAGGAGTTTTAGAATTTCAAAATTGGATAGTTTGGGAAAGTCTTAGTCTTCCTGTAAGACAAATAATGCCTGCACATTATGGTATTTTGTGCCTAGGCAAAGGTGAACCAGAAATTAAAAAAATTAGTAATGAAAGTATTTATGATTATAATTTTTCTTTAAAAGAATGGTATTGTATTAGAGAGCAATGTATCAAAAAAAGAAATAAAGATAAAACAGTAGATAGAGAACCGTTAACTAATATATGGTGGGACATTCATAGACTAAAGCATAATTCAAAACGTGTAGATCACCCATGTCAACTACCTCCAACACTAATGAAACGTATTCTCACTATATTTACCGAGGAAAATGATTTAGTATTAGACCCCTTTAATGGCTCTGGTACAACTACTCTTGTTGCCTCTATCATGAACAGACGATACATTGGCATTGAAATTTCTGAGCAGTATCATTCTTTAGCTGAACAAAGACATACAGAGTTAGAAAATGGTGTTGATCCATTTGCTAAAAGAGATATTATTCCTAAGGCTAAAAATAGTAGAGTTAATCGTATTAAAAAACAAAAATATGATGTTTCTAAAAAAACTTTACAGCTAGAAGTGAGAGATATAGCGCTAAAAATAGGACGAAAACCAACCAGAGAAGATATAGAAAAGTACAGCCAATATCCTTTCAGATACTTTGACGAATATTTTGCTGATTGGGGAGAAGTTTGTAGCGCTGTCGGTGATAAGGGTATGCAAGAAAACAAGGACATAGATAACTACCCAAACTTTAAGCAGCTTGAGCTACCATTTGAGTGA
- a CDS encoding DNA-directed RNA polymerase subunit gamma: MKTPTDQRFDYVKIGLASPERIRQWGERTLPNGQVVGEVTKPETINYRTLKPEMDGLFCEKIFGPSKDWECWCGKYKRVRHRGIVCERCGVEVTESRVRRHRMGFIKLAAPVTHVWYLKGIPSYLSILLDMPLRDVEQIVYFNAYVVLDPGNAGNLSYKQLLSEDQWLEIEEEIYAEDSELVGIEVGIGAEAIQRLLQEINLEEEAERLRTEIVESKGQKRAKLIKRLRVIDNFIATGSQAEWMVLSVIPVIPPDLRPMVQLDGGRFATSDLNDLYRRVINRNNRLSRLQEILAPEIIVRNEKRMLQEAVDALIDNGRRGRTVVGANNRALKSLSDIIEGKQGRFRQNLLGKRVDYSGRSVIVVGPKLKIYQCGLPREMAIELFQPFVIHRLIKLGIVNNIKAAKKMIQRGDANVWHVLDEVITGHPVMLNRAPTLHRLGIQAFEPILVEGRAIQLHPLVCPAFNADFDGDQMAVHIPLSLEAQSEARLLMLACHNILSPATGRPIVAPSQDMVLGCYYLTAENPKAQKGGGRYFASMDDAIRSFDQGLVDLHASVWLRLPVGEKVKTNKPDEEVLETETLPDGSIWKYYRERKTREKDGEIISQYVRTTVGRIIYNKTILEALVV, translated from the coding sequence ATGAAGACTCCAACAGATCAAAGATTTGATTACGTCAAAATCGGTTTAGCGTCCCCCGAGAGAATTCGGCAATGGGGAGAAAGAACCCTACCTAACGGTCAAGTCGTCGGAGAAGTAACCAAACCAGAAACGATCAACTATCGGACTCTCAAACCGGAAATGGATGGGTTATTCTGCGAGAAAATTTTTGGCCCCTCCAAAGACTGGGAATGTTGGTGCGGTAAATACAAACGCGTCCGTCACCGGGGAATTGTCTGTGAACGTTGCGGGGTAGAAGTCACCGAGTCCCGGGTACGTCGTCATCGCATGGGTTTTATCAAATTAGCCGCCCCTGTCACCCACGTTTGGTATCTCAAAGGTATTCCCAGTTATCTCAGTATCCTGCTCGATATGCCCCTGCGGGACGTGGAGCAGATCGTCTATTTTAATGCCTATGTGGTTCTCGATCCGGGTAATGCCGGCAATCTTAGTTATAAACAACTCCTCAGCGAAGATCAATGGTTAGAGATCGAAGAAGAAATCTACGCGGAGGATTCGGAATTAGTCGGCATTGAAGTGGGTATCGGGGCCGAGGCTATCCAAAGACTCTTACAGGAAATTAACCTGGAAGAAGAAGCGGAAAGACTGCGGACGGAAATTGTCGAAAGTAAGGGGCAAAAACGGGCAAAATTAATTAAACGTCTCCGGGTAATCGATAACTTTATCGCCACGGGTTCTCAGGCAGAATGGATGGTTTTAAGCGTAATTCCCGTGATTCCTCCCGATTTACGCCCGATGGTGCAGTTGGACGGCGGCCGTTTTGCCACCTCTGACCTGAACGATCTCTACCGTCGGGTGATTAACCGCAATAACCGTTTATCCCGTCTGCAAGAAATTCTCGCCCCGGAAATTATCGTCCGTAACGAAAAACGGATGTTACAGGAGGCCGTCGATGCTTTAATTGATAACGGTCGTCGCGGTCGCACGGTGGTGGGGGCCAATAATCGCGCCCTGAAGTCTTTATCGGATATTATCGAGGGTAAACAGGGGCGTTTCCGTCAAAATCTCCTCGGTAAACGGGTTGACTATTCGGGACGTTCGGTTATCGTTGTCGGCCCGAAGTTGAAGATCTATCAATGCGGTTTACCCCGGGAAATGGCGATCGAATTGTTCCAGCCCTTCGTTATCCATCGTTTAATTAAATTAGGCATCGTCAATAATATCAAGGCAGCCAAGAAAATGATCCAACGGGGGGATGCCAATGTTTGGCACGTCTTGGATGAAGTGATCACGGGACACCCGGTGATGTTAAACCGCGCTCCTACCCTGCACCGTTTGGGCATTCAAGCGTTTGAACCGATACTGGTGGAGGGCCGGGCGATTCAGTTACATCCCCTCGTCTGTCCCGCTTTTAACGCTGACTTTGACGGGGACCAAATGGCCGTACATATTCCCCTCTCCCTGGAAGCACAATCGGAAGCGCGATTATTGATGTTAGCTTGTCATAATATTCTCTCACCGGCGACCGGTCGCCCGATTGTTGCCCCTTCTCAGGATATGGTTTTGGGTTGTTATTATCTCACGGCCGAAAATCCCAAGGCCCAAAAGGGTGGAGGTCGTTATTTCGCCAGCATGGATGACGCTATTCGCTCTTTCGATCAGGGATTGGTGGATCTGCACGCTTCTGTGTGGTTGCGTTTACCAGTCGGAGAAAAGGTGAAAACCAATAAACCCGATGAGGAAGTCCTGGAAACGGAAACTCTCCCCGATGGCAGCATCTGGAAATATTATCGGGAGCGCAAAACCCGCGAGAAGGATGGTGAGATAATTTCTCAGTATGTGCGTACTACTGTAGGGCGAATTATCTACAATAAGACGATTCTAGAGGCTTTGGTGGTCTAG